The Nitrospinota bacterium genome includes the window CCTGTGCAGATTCAACAATTTTAATGTCATCGATCTTGGCAAGGATGTGCCGGTGGATAATTTTGTCAAAGCGGCTATTGCCGAGAATGCCGAGTTCATCGGGGTATCCAGTTTAATGACGGTATGCCTTCCAAGGATTAGCCAGATAAAGAAAAGTCTGCTGGAGAAGGGGGCATCGCATATCAAGGTAATAGGCGGCGGCTCGGCAGTTCAGCAGAGCAGAGCGGAGTCTCTCAATCTTGATTTCCTGGCGTTCGACGCATTTGAAGGCCTAGATTTCATGAACCTAAGCATGCCGGAAAAAGATTGGAATCATTAGAGAGGATCAGGTCGGTTGTCCGTTTCCAGCAAACCGACCGCCCCCCGGTAATACCGGAAATGATCGCCGTTACGGCGACTATAGCTGGAGTATCACCAAGAGAGTACGCTAGATCGGGCGACATAGTTGCAGAATGCCAGCTATCCGCCCAGGAGCGGATTGGGCATGATGCAGTCTTCGCTATGGCAGATCTCTGCGTTGAGGCGGAGGCTCTCGGCTGCAAACTCGAATTCCCCGAAGATAATTATCCCTATGTAAAAGAAACGATATTAAGCGACCTTGAAGGGCTGAAGAGATTGGTAATTCCCGATCCTGCTAAAGACGGAAGAATGCCTGAAATGCTGAAAGCCGTAAGGCTCATGAAAGCGAAGGTAGGGGGGAAGATCCCCGTCATGGCTCACACGATAGGACCGCTGACACTAGCGTCGCGGATCATGGATATCGAGAAAATGCTCTACATGATGGTGGATAATCCAGAAAAGTTCAACGCAATTCTCGAATTCTGCCTTAGCGTATCGACGGAGTTTGCATCAGCTCTCGTAAAGGAAGGTGCGGACGGGATCATCGTATTTGATCCAACTGCATCCCCTTCGGTCCTGCCGGCGAAAATATTCACGCAGTTCGAGCTTGGGATGCTGCAAAGAATGTTCTCAAAGATCAGGGAGATAAATCCGGAGATCATTACATGGTATTCGGTGGCAGGGCCGCTACAGACCAATCTCTCGATACTGAATGCGGTAGCCGCAGATATTTCCACTTTTGATTATGTGGTTCCCGTGGAAACAGCGTTGAAATATTGCGGTTCGACGGTATTGAACGGAAATATTAAGCCATACCTCTTTCTTGAGGGGACTCCCGATGCGATAAGGAAGGAGTCTGCCAGCCTGCTCAAGGCAACACGGATGATGGAGCGCTTCATCCTGGGGAGCGGTTGCGAAATACCGCTCTATTCGAAAATTGAGAATATCACCGCAATGGTGGATGCGGTGAAAGAGGAATCCGAAATGGTGGAAGCGGTTAACACGGAAATGGATGGTTTTCAGGAAGTGAGGATTTTCCCTCACAGAAAAAAAATATATGTGAAGAAGGGGAGCAGCCTCCTTGAGACTATTCATAATTCCGATATCGGGATAACCAGCTACTGTGATAAATCAGGTTCCTGTGGAAAGTGCGTCGTAACATTGAAAAACGGTGAAGTAAAACCTCCGGGAAAAATCGAAAAACTCCAGTTGACTGCGCAGAAAAGTGGTGAAGAGGAAAGGCTCGCCTGTTGTATAGGGGTGCAATCGCCGATGGAGATCTACATACCTTATAAAACCAGAATATTCAGGGGCTACTCAAACGTGCCGATTGAAATGTATAAAAGTTCCATAAAACAGGAGTTGGAAAAGCAGAAATTCAAGCCGAATATCTCCATTTTCAACCTGTCACTTGGAACTGACGGCAAAAGGGGTATTCCTCTGGAAAAAATCCTGAAGGATGAATTTCCCGGCTTCAGTATCTGTGAACAGGCAAGAAAGAAGTTCCCCCTTTATGAGCGAAACGGCCACAAAGAGGCGTCACTGGTCATCGATAATCATGAGAAACTTATTATGGATGTTACCAACAACAAAAGGGTATATGGACTGGCGATTGACATAGGTACGACCACAATATCCGCATACCTTCATAACCTGAACGATGGAAAGCTGGAGTGCGTCGGCTTTACGGCAAATGGGCAGAACCAGTGGGGGGCGGACATAATAACAAGGGCCGCAAAAATAGCGGAGGATCCGAAACTTCTGGAAAAAATGCAGGAGAGGCTTGTCGAAGAGATCAACACGCTAATATCGGGATTTCACCGGGATTATTCCATTTCGAACGATTGCATCTACGAGATCGTAGCTGTGGCAAATCCGGTCATCACACACCTGTTCCTTGGAATAGATCCTAAACAACTTACGGAATCGCCGTTCATTTCAAGTTTATCGGGATGGACGACTGTTCCGCTCGACTATAAGC containing:
- a CDS encoding ASKHA domain-containing protein, with translation MESLERIRSVVRFQQTDRPPVIPEMIAVTATIAGVSPREYARSGDIVAECQLSAQERIGHDAVFAMADLCVEAEALGCKLEFPEDNYPYVKETILSDLEGLKRLVIPDPAKDGRMPEMLKAVRLMKAKVGGKIPVMAHTIGPLTLASRIMDIEKMLYMMVDNPEKFNAILEFCLSVSTEFASALVKEGADGIIVFDPTASPSVLPAKIFTQFELGMLQRMFSKIREINPEIITWYSVAGPLQTNLSILNAVAADISTFDYVVPVETALKYCGSTVLNGNIKPYLFLEGTPDAIRKESASLLKATRMMERFILGSGCEIPLYSKIENITAMVDAVKEESEMVEAVNTEMDGFQEVRIFPHRKKIYVKKGSSLLETIHNSDIGITSYCDKSGSCGKCVVTLKNGEVKPPGKIEKLQLTAQKSGEEERLACCIGVQSPMEIYIPYKTRIFRGYSNVPIEMYKSSIKQELEKQKFKPNISIFNLSLGTDGKRGIPLEKILKDEFPGFSICEQARKKFPLYERNGHKEASLVIDNHEKLIMDVTNNKRVYGLAIDIGTTTISAYLHNLNDGKLECVGFTANGQNQWGADIITRAAKIAEDPKLLEKMQERLVEEINTLISGFHRDYSISNDCIYEIVAVANPVITHLFLGIDPKQLTESPFISSLSGWTTVPLDYKPALAHLSVNQCCMINVMPEIGGFVGGDAVAGVMATGMHEKEELSIFIDVGTNGEVVIGNSKRLVSTSLAAGSAFEGAHLSHGRACQNGTIHKINFDDDGNIFCNTLGGAVPFGLCGSSVIDAIAGFLRKGIIDKRGRFTTDGKWPQVKGDRFILVPKQKAATFSPIYISAKDIEEIQKAKSAIRTGIDLLMKDMGVTPDMIKNVFISGSFGICIDEKNAKTIGLIPHFPQAKFNSIKNSAGVGSRLALLSMNAREKAEKIASFAEHVNLANNPEFNNMFIDNMLFKEAN